One Archangium violaceum genomic window, GATGACGAAGAAGCGGCCCGCACGCTCGGCCTTGAAGACGAGCCCCTGTCCGCCATCGCCCAGCCTCGACGTGAGGCGGTAGTCACCAACAATGTCCCCGGACTCGGGCTGTTTGAACGGCGGGAGTTGCATGGAATGAGTCGACCTCCGGAGTTGGAGGCTAGCACGACTCGGCTCTCAGGTTGCGCTTCTCGGATCGCACCTGGCGCGTGCCCGTGTCCGCGCGGAGCACAGGCGCTGCCTCACGTACAGCAGGCCAGAGCCAGGGCGGCGCACACCAGCACCCCTCCAAAGTCCGGGTGCAGCTCGGCCCCTGGCTCCAGCCCAATCTCGTTGCGTCCGCTCACTCGTCGTCGGTCGCGTTCTCCAGCACCTTCAACACCCGAATCAGCCGCTTCACCTTCGCGGGGCTCCACCCGCGCAGCATGCTCACGAGTTGCAGCAGCTCCGGCGACAGGTTGCCCTCGGGGGCGGGCGCATCGACGGAGGCGGCCACGTCGGCGGAGCTCAACGCGAGCAGCGCGTCCGCGGAGATGCCGAGGGTGCGCGCGAGCTTTCGCAGCGTCGGGACGGCGGGCATCATTCCGCCGCGTTCAATGCGGCCGTACACGTTGGCGGCGATTCCGGCCTGGCGCGCTACCTGGGCCTGGGTGAGCCCCAGCCGCTCGCGTGCCGCTCGGGCCACTTCTCCCAGGGACTGCTGGAGCTGTTCGGGCTGTAGCTGTTCGAGTTCCATGGGTCGCATCTACCAAAGTCCTCCGCGCGTCATGCCGCACGCTGGATGATGAGGGTCCTTCAACGGTCCAGCTTCAGGCGGGTCATGGTCAGCAGCGCGCGTCCTGCATCGGAGGCGTGGGCTGTCGGGAAGTGCTCGAGTTCGTCGTGAGCATGGCCTGGGCCACGCTCCGCAGCGCTCTGAGCTGGCGAGGTTTCATCCGGCGTGCCGTGCGGAGGAGTTCGTTGACAGCCGGCCTCTCCTTCGGAGGCGGTGAAGTGAACCACGCGGGCGGCGTCGGAGATGAAAACCCCAGCAGGGTGTTGGCATCCACCTCCAGCACGCGGCAAAGCCGCTGCACCGTCGGAATGCTGGGCATCATCTCACCGCGCTCGATGCGTCCGTAGACGGCCACGGCTAGCTCCGCGCGTTGAGCCACCTCGGCCTGAGTGAAGCCATTGTGGACGCGGGCGGCCCGCGCGGACTTCCCGAGGTACTTCTTCAATGCCACGTCCATATCCGCGAGTTCCTCATGAGGCAGCGCGCTTCGAGGTGCGTGAGACCCCCGAGCCCGAAGGGGGCAGCAGTGCGCTGGCGACGTTGCTGAGCGCGGCGAGGTGGCGCGGCTTCAGCTTGCGCACCGTGCGAAGAAGACGGCGCATCGCGGGCGGTTCATCTTCACCGGGAATCTCAAGGGTGAGCCAGGCGGGAGGCGTCGAGGACGAAAAACCCAGCAGCCGGTTCGCATCCACGGCCAGCGCGCGACATAGGCGCATGAGCGTGGGAAGGCTGGGGAGCATATTGCCGCGCTCCAGGCGTCCGTACACCTCCTCGGCTCCCCCTACTTCGGCCGTCAGGCGATTACCCGAACCCGCTGGGTGATGGGGCGCACCACGACCCGGGCCCCCTTTCCATCATCCAGTCGGTCCGATTCCGGGCCGCTCTCCCTCATCTACGCTGCGCGGTAACACGGAGGGCAAGGTGCAGGAGGCGTGGTGGGTCGATGTGATGTTCCAGCACCCGGACGGGCGCGTGGAACGCGTGCGCAAGGCGTCCCCGGTAAATACCCGCCGGGGCGCCGAGCAGTACGAACGGGAACTCCGCCAGTCACTCCCTTTACCGCACCTTCGGAAAGGAGAAGAAGGAGGTCCCCACCCTGGAGCAGTTTCAGGAGCGGTTCCTCGAGCACGCACGAACGAACAACAAGGTCTCCACCGCGAAGACCAAGGCCGACATCCTGCGCAAGCACCTGGTCCCCGCATTCGGCTGGTTGAAGCTGGACCAGATCGACACGGCCAGGCTCGAGACCTTCAAGGCCCAGAAGGTGAAGGAGGGGCTCTCCAAGAAGAGCGTCAACAACCTCCTGACCGTGCTGCGTAAGCTCCTGGCACTTGCCCAGGAGTTCGGCGAGCTCAATGCAGTGCCCAAAGTGGAATGGCTCAAAGCGCCCAAGCCCGAGATCGACTTCCTCTCCTTCGAAGAAGCCGAGCTGCTGGAGGCGCACGCGGAGCCCGGCCGGTGGAAGGCGATGATCTCCCTCGCCCTCAACACCGGCCTGCGTATCGGCGAGCTGGCCGCGCTCTCGTGGGACTGCGTGGACCTGGCCTCCGGGCGACTGCTGGTGAAGCGCAACGTCTTCCGGGGGCACCTCGGCACTCCGAAGGGCGGGCGCGAGCGAGAGGTGCCGCTCAACGAGCGGGCGCTGAAGGCCCTACGGGACTACCCCCGGCGCATCGACTCGCCATGGGTGTTCCCCCAGCGGGACGGCGGCTTCATCCGCAATCCCCAGCACACCTGCGCGGAGGCCATCCTCCGGAACGCGGAGCGGGCGGGCATCCGGCCCATCGGGTGGCACACGCTGCGCCACACCTTCGCGAGCCACCTCGCCATGCGTGGGGTGCCGCTCAAGGCCATCCATGAGCTGATGGGGCACGCCACCATCGAGATGACGATGCGCTACGCACACCTCAGCCCGGACGTGAAGAAGGACGCGGTGCGGGCCCTCGACGTGCGCCCCAACGGCACATTGACGGCACATAGACAGGAGGCGTAGCCCGGAAAATGAAAAAGCCCCCAAGTCTCAAGGACTTGGAGGCTCTTTCGGAGTGCCCAGGGCGGGATTCGAACCCGCACACCTTTCGGCGCCACCCCCTCAAGATGGTGTGTCTACCAGTTCCACCACCTGGGCTTTTCCAACGCGGTCCTTACTGCCGGTGCCGCGTCGGCAACTGCGACGCGGCCTCTAGTACCACGAACCGCGTCTGCTGCAACATTGATTTTTAACTTCGTCGCCACCCGGTTGATTCCGCCGGGTGGCTGCCCGCCTACTGAGCGGGAGCGGGCGCCGGAGCCGGCGTCTCAGCCGGACGCGGCTGCTCCACGGTGCTCGGCGCACCCGGAGCCTGCTGCTGCGCGGGAGCCGCACCCGAGGAAGGCGCCGCCTCCTGCGGATTGGCCGGAGGAATCTGGCCCGCCGGGGGAGCCCCAGCGCCCGGCTGTGCCGTGCCCTGCTGCGGCGCCGGAGCCGGCTGCGTCGCCGCCGGCTGCGCCAGCGAGCCCGCCGCCACAGAGGTGCGCATCCCCACGAAGGAGAGGCCCAGCGACGTCAGGAAGAACAGCGCCGCGCAGATGCCCGTCACCTTGGTCAGGAAGGTCGTCGCGCCGCGCCCACCGAAGGCACTCGTCGCGGCACCGCCACCCAGAGCCGAGCCCATGCCCGCGTCCTTCCCGGGCTGCAACAGGATGACGAAGATCATGAACACGCACAGCAGGACGTGCACGATCGTCACGAAGGTCAACATGCTTTAAACTCTTCTTTCCGGTCCTGGATAAAGGCCGCGCAGCCTAACCGAACGGCCTGGGCGGTGACAATCTTCCTGCGATCACACCCCGCCCTTCACGATCGCCGCGAAGTCGCCCGCCTTCAGGCTCGCTCCGCCCACCAGCGCCCCGTCCACGTCCGGCTGGCCCAGCAGCTCGGCCGCGTTGTCCGGCTTCACGCTCCCGCCGTACTGGATGAGCACCTGGTCCGCCGTTCCCTTGTCGTACAGCCGGCCCAGCTGCTCGCGGATGGCCCGGTGAACCTCCTGGGCCTGTGCGCTGGTCGCCGTCCGGCCGGTCCCAATCGCCCACACCGGCTCGTAGGCCAGGACGAAGCCCGCCACCTCG contains:
- a CDS encoding helix-turn-helix domain-containing protein, with protein sequence MELEQLQPEQLQQSLGEVARAARERLGLTQAQVARQAGIAANVYGRIERGGMMPAVPTLRKLARTLGISADALLALSSADVAASVDAPAPEGNLSPELLQLVSMLRGWSPAKVKRLIRVLKVLENATDDE
- a CDS encoding helix-turn-helix domain-containing protein, encoding MDVALKKYLGKSARAARVHNGFTQAEVAQRAELAVAVYGRIERGEMMPSIPTVQRLCRVLEVDANTLLGFSSPTPPAWFTSPPPKERPAVNELLRTARRMKPRQLRALRSVAQAMLTTNSSTSRQPTPPMQDARC
- a CDS encoding XRE family transcriptional regulator; this encodes MLPSLPTLMRLCRALAVDANRLLGFSSSTPPAWLTLEIPGEDEPPAMRRLLRTVRKLKPRHLAALSNVASALLPPSGSGVSRTSKRAAS
- a CDS encoding tyrosine-type recombinase/integrase gives rise to the protein MKLDQIDTARLETFKAQKVKEGLSKKSVNNLLTVLRKLLALAQEFGELNAVPKVEWLKAPKPEIDFLSFEEAELLEAHAEPGRWKAMISLALNTGLRIGELAALSWDCVDLASGRLLVKRNVFRGHLGTPKGGREREVPLNERALKALRDYPRRIDSPWVFPQRDGGFIRNPQHTCAEAILRNAERAGIRPIGWHTLRHTFASHLAMRGVPLKAIHELMGHATIEMTMRYAHLSPDVKKDAVRALDVRPNGTLTAHRQEA
- the secG gene encoding preprotein translocase subunit SecG; protein product: MLTFVTIVHVLLCVFMIFVILLQPGKDAGMGSALGGGAATSAFGGRGATTFLTKVTGICAALFFLTSLGLSFVGMRTSVAAGSLAQPAATQPAPAPQQGTAQPGAGAPPAGQIPPANPQEAAPSSGAAPAQQQAPGAPSTVEQPRPAETPAPAPAPAQ